A window from Streptomyces sp. NBC_00299 encodes these proteins:
- a CDS encoding amino acid permease has product MSERMTAPRARARGGADPSALDDDATLHAMGYPRKLTRRFQAFDNFAISFTIINIISGIFSGFGFGLNAGGPSVLVFGWIGVSVMVLFVGAAMAEVASAYPTSGALYFSAGKLAKRHKGAWSWYTGWLNFVGQVGGTAATGYAAATFIQAFIALQWPSYEPSGHRTVLITALIIVLQGLANTYTVHLVAVLNRISVWWLLIGLVVIVSALIVMPDQHQSASFVTHFANNTGFTSGLYGGMLGLLVTSWTFTGFDGSFHMSEETVRATVNAPRGITRAIAYSAIAGLLLMLALVYSIRDYDRVASADAPPVQILIDGLGVGTAKVLLLVVIGAMLFCGLANLTSNTRQIFAFSRDGAMPGSRWWHSVSPRTRTPVKAVWLAVACSLALVLPGWWSHTAFTAIVSVNVVGLFLAYAVPILLRLRLGDEFQPGPWHLGRWGRPVGVVAVTWILLSSVLFMLPHASPVTADTFNYAPVALAGVLAVATVWWFASARRRFHGPVSYGRPDEVAAMDLV; this is encoded by the coding sequence GTGTCAGAACGGATGACGGCCCCGCGTGCCCGAGCACGCGGGGGAGCCGATCCGAGCGCGCTCGACGACGACGCGACCCTGCATGCGATGGGTTATCCGAGAAAACTCACCCGCCGCTTTCAGGCGTTCGACAATTTCGCCATCTCATTCACCATCATCAACATAATCTCGGGAATCTTCTCGGGTTTCGGTTTCGGTCTGAACGCGGGCGGTCCGAGCGTTCTCGTCTTCGGCTGGATCGGCGTCTCCGTCATGGTGCTCTTCGTGGGAGCAGCAATGGCGGAAGTCGCCTCCGCCTATCCGACGAGCGGCGCTTTGTACTTCTCCGCCGGAAAGCTCGCCAAACGGCACAAGGGCGCCTGGTCCTGGTACACCGGCTGGCTGAACTTCGTCGGCCAGGTCGGCGGCACGGCCGCCACCGGGTACGCCGCCGCGACCTTCATCCAGGCGTTCATCGCCCTGCAGTGGCCCTCCTACGAGCCGTCGGGCCACCGGACGGTGCTGATCACAGCGCTGATCATCGTGCTCCAGGGGCTGGCCAACACCTACACCGTGCACCTGGTGGCCGTGCTGAACCGGATCTCCGTGTGGTGGCTGCTGATCGGGCTGGTCGTCATCGTCAGCGCTTTGATCGTCATGCCCGATCAGCATCAGTCGGCTTCGTTCGTCACGCATTTCGCGAACAACACCGGTTTCACGAGCGGCCTTTACGGCGGGATGCTCGGTCTGCTGGTCACGAGCTGGACCTTCACCGGCTTCGACGGCAGCTTCCACATGTCCGAGGAAACGGTCCGGGCGACGGTCAATGCCCCGCGGGGCATCACGCGGGCGATCGCATACTCGGCGATTGCGGGACTGCTGCTGATGCTCGCATTGGTCTACAGCATTCGTGACTACGACCGCGTGGCGAGCGCCGACGCACCGCCCGTGCAGATCCTGATCGACGGGCTCGGAGTGGGCACCGCCAAGGTGCTGCTGCTGGTCGTGATCGGCGCGATGCTCTTCTGCGGCCTCGCCAATCTCACCAGCAACACCCGGCAGATCTTCGCCTTCTCCCGGGACGGCGCGATGCCCGGCTCCCGCTGGTGGCACTCGGTCTCGCCGCGCACCCGCACCCCCGTCAAGGCGGTGTGGCTCGCGGTCGCCTGCTCGCTGGCGCTCGTGCTGCCCGGCTGGTGGTCGCACACGGCGTTCACGGCCATCGTCAGCGTCAACGTCGTCGGCCTGTTCCTCGCGTACGCCGTCCCGATCCTGCTCCGGCTGCGCCTCGGTGACGAGTTCCAGCCGGGGCCGTGGCATCTGGGCCGCTGGGGGCGGCCGGTCGGGGTGGTGGCAGTGACCTGGATCCTGCTCAGCAGCGTCCTGTTCATGCTGCCGCACGCCTCGCCGGTCACCGCCGACACCTTCAATTACGCACCGGTCGCGCTGGCCGGCGTCCTGGCGGTGGCCACGGTGTGGTGGTTCGCCTCGGCCCGCCGCCGCTTCCACGGCCCGGTCAGCTACGGCCGCCCCGACGAGGTCGCCGCCATGGACCTCGTCTGA
- a CDS encoding glycoside hydrolase family 18 protein, which produces MHTSHRPRVRFRALVSAACAAVLGAGLLAGAGTATAEPAPSAPRLAAGSKVIGYFTEWGTYDRKYYVKNIETSGSAAKLTHINYAFGNVTGGKCAMGDNYAATERTYTAAESVDGVADTWDQPLRGNFNQLRELKKKHPGLKVLWSFGGWTWSNGFGEAARNPAAFAQSCYDLVENSKWADVFDGIDIDWEYPNACGATCDTSGRESFKNLMSAVRAKFRSGNLVTAAITADATSGGKIDAADYAGAAQYVDWYNPMTYDFFGAWDATGPTAPHSALNSYSGIPKAGFHTSATIAKLKGLGIPSSKLLLGIGFYGRGWTGVTQSAPGGTATGAAAGTYEAGIEDYKVLKTKCPATGTVGGTAYAKCGNNWWSYDTPATIATKMTYKNQQGLGGTFFWELSGDTTGGELIKAIN; this is translated from the coding sequence ATGCACACTTCGCACCGCCCCCGCGTCCGGTTCCGGGCGCTCGTGTCCGCCGCTTGCGCGGCCGTCCTCGGCGCCGGGCTGCTCGCCGGCGCCGGCACCGCCACGGCGGAACCCGCCCCCTCGGCGCCGCGACTGGCCGCCGGCTCCAAGGTCATCGGCTACTTCACCGAATGGGGCACGTACGACCGCAAGTACTACGTCAAGAACATCGAGACGTCCGGCTCCGCGGCCAAACTGACCCACATCAACTACGCGTTCGGCAATGTCACCGGCGGCAAGTGCGCGATGGGCGACAACTACGCCGCGACCGAACGCACCTACACCGCGGCCGAGTCCGTGGACGGCGTCGCCGACACCTGGGACCAGCCCCTGCGCGGCAACTTCAACCAGCTGCGCGAACTCAAGAAGAAGCACCCGGGCCTGAAGGTCCTGTGGTCCTTCGGCGGCTGGACCTGGTCGAACGGCTTCGGCGAGGCGGCCCGCAACCCCGCCGCGTTCGCCCAGTCCTGCTACGACCTGGTCGAGAACTCCAAGTGGGCCGATGTCTTCGACGGCATCGACATCGACTGGGAGTACCCGAACGCCTGCGGCGCCACCTGTGACACAAGCGGCCGGGAGTCGTTCAAGAACCTGATGTCGGCGGTGCGCGCCAAGTTCCGCTCCGGCAACCTGGTCACCGCGGCGATCACGGCCGACGCGACGAGCGGCGGCAAGATCGACGCGGCGGACTACGCGGGTGCGGCGCAGTACGTCGACTGGTACAACCCGATGACGTACGACTTCTTCGGGGCCTGGGACGCGACCGGTCCGACGGCTCCGCACTCCGCGCTGAACTCCTACTCCGGCATCCCGAAGGCCGGCTTCCACACCTCGGCGACCATCGCCAAGCTCAAGGGCCTCGGCATCCCGTCGTCCAAGCTGCTGCTCGGCATCGGCTTCTACGGCCGCGGCTGGACCGGCGTCACCCAGTCGGCACCCGGCGGCACGGCGACCGGGGCGGCCGCAGGCACCTACGAGGCGGGCATCGAGGACTACAAGGTCCTCAAGACCAAGTGCCCGGCGACCGGGACCGTGGGCGGCACCGCGTACGCCAAGTGCGGGAACAACTGGTGGAGTTACGACACCCCCGCGACCATCGCGACGAAGATGACGTACAAGAACCAGCAGGGGCTCGGCGGGACGTTCTTCTGGGAGCTCAGCGGGGACACGACGGGCGGTGAGCTGATCAAGGCGATCAACTAG
- a CDS encoding SCO1431 family membrane protein has translation MTAHSATATRVRTGGPKEDGPKFLEHVMGWTLVVVVAMLVTQLGLL, from the coding sequence ATGACCGCGCACTCAGCCACCGCCACCCGCGTCCGTACCGGCGGCCCGAAGGAAGACGGCCCTAAGTTCCTCGAGCACGTGATGGGCTGGACCCTCGTGGTGGTCGTCGCGATGCTGGTCACGCAGCTCGGTCTGCTGTGA
- a CDS encoding uridine kinase family protein: protein MHDLATRLRRLPPSCGPVRLIAVDGHAGSGKSTFAGQLARALGDAPVLRLDDIASHDELFEWTERLLSQVIEPLAQGGTAHCTPYDWRARRFGPPRALPPAPVMLVEGVGAGRRALRPYLAQLLWMEVPREESWARGRARDGEEQREFWDGWVGAERKHFTEDPSRPFADLLVLQCGKGYEVVRGPAGTNGPDHAITQGDDPSAMC from the coding sequence ATTCACGACCTCGCCACCCGGCTCCGCCGTCTCCCCCCGTCCTGCGGCCCGGTCCGCCTGATCGCCGTCGACGGACACGCCGGCTCCGGAAAGTCCACGTTCGCCGGGCAGTTGGCCCGGGCACTCGGCGACGCCCCGGTGCTGCGCCTCGACGACATCGCGAGCCACGACGAGCTGTTCGAGTGGACCGAGCGACTGCTGAGCCAGGTCATCGAACCGCTCGCACAGGGCGGGACCGCCCACTGCACGCCCTACGACTGGCGGGCCCGCCGATTCGGACCGCCCCGCGCACTGCCGCCCGCTCCGGTGATGCTCGTCGAGGGTGTCGGCGCCGGCCGCCGTGCGCTGCGCCCGTATCTCGCCCAGCTGCTCTGGATGGAAGTGCCCCGCGAGGAGTCCTGGGCGAGGGGCCGCGCGCGGGACGGGGAGGAGCAGCGGGAGTTCTGGGACGGGTGGGTCGGGGCGGAGCGAAAGCACTTCACCGAGGACCCGTCCAGACCCTTCGCCGACCTTCTGGTTCTGCAGTGCGGGAAGGGATATGAGGTGGTTCGTGGGCCTGCCGGGACCAATGGACCGGACCACGCCATCACACAGGGTGACGACCCATCGGCAATGTGCTGA
- a CDS encoding AAA family ATPase, with amino-acid sequence MDFGTRGPEAPADLAWLRGVDAYTMGAYPQAEEEFRTAVRIDPGMADGWLGLHALRVDTTTALLRMFRHRDRFGEQRARHRRSINSWYWLGWWVQPVLESPRDLLLAHASHWLDGRHVPELDRALAGLPPVDTDHQVRFLHACRAYLVKDWDQLVRHTDPLLDDTMLGIEAGLFGGMARVRLEMYGQAEPLLSAALMRCRSEQPQRKELRYWLARAHEGTGRSAAALPLYRAVHRVDPAFMDTSARLAAIAEGDGYDDPADLAAITLTGIGPDLGDGPDGLDPLFGFEGRDLKLSDPDLPPTGPLPSVVDPAVREKTAVPAHHLPAGPTDPQLLEEALAELERMVGLEPVKRQVKALSAQLNMARLRTGQGLPVQPPKRHFVFSGPSGTGKTTVARILGRVFYALGLLGGDHLVEAQRADLVGEYLGQTAVKANELIDSALGGVLFVDEAYSLSNSGYGKGDAYGDEALQVLLKRAEDNRDHLVVILAGYPEGMDRLLAANPGLSSRFTTRVDFPSYRPLELTSIGEVLAAENGDVWDEEALDELRSIAGHVVDQGWIDELGNGRFLRTLYEKSCAYRDLRLSTYPGALTRDDLSTLRLPDLMQAYGEVLSGRGPQDPSAM; translated from the coding sequence ATGGACTTCGGCACGCGGGGCCCCGAGGCCCCGGCCGACCTCGCCTGGTTGCGAGGTGTGGACGCCTACACGATGGGGGCCTATCCGCAGGCGGAGGAGGAGTTCCGCACCGCGGTACGGATCGATCCCGGGATGGCCGACGGCTGGCTCGGTCTGCACGCGCTGCGCGTCGACACGACGACCGCGCTGCTGCGGATGTTCCGGCACCGGGACCGCTTCGGGGAACAGCGCGCGCGGCACCGGCGGAGCATCAACTCCTGGTACTGGCTTGGCTGGTGGGTGCAGCCGGTGCTGGAGAGCCCGCGCGATCTGCTGCTGGCGCACGCCTCGCACTGGCTGGACGGCCGGCACGTCCCGGAGCTGGACCGGGCACTGGCCGGGCTCCCGCCCGTGGACACCGATCACCAGGTCCGCTTCCTGCACGCCTGCCGCGCCTATCTGGTCAAGGACTGGGACCAGCTCGTCCGGCACACCGACCCACTGCTCGACGACACGATGCTCGGCATCGAGGCGGGTCTGTTCGGCGGCATGGCGCGGGTCCGGCTGGAGATGTACGGGCAGGCCGAGCCGCTGCTGTCGGCCGCGCTGATGCGGTGCCGCAGCGAGCAGCCGCAGCGCAAGGAGCTGCGGTACTGGCTGGCCCGCGCGCACGAGGGCACGGGCCGGTCCGCCGCCGCTCTCCCGCTCTACCGTGCCGTGCACCGCGTCGACCCCGCCTTCATGGACACCTCGGCCCGGCTCGCGGCCATCGCCGAGGGCGACGGATACGACGACCCGGCCGACCTCGCGGCGATCACCCTCACCGGGATCGGCCCGGACCTGGGCGACGGACCCGACGGACTCGACCCGCTCTTCGGCTTCGAGGGACGGGACCTGAAGCTGTCGGACCCCGATCTACCGCCGACCGGTCCGCTGCCGTCGGTGGTCGACCCCGCGGTGCGCGAGAAGACGGCCGTACCGGCGCATCACCTGCCCGCCGGGCCCACCGACCCCCAGTTACTCGAGGAGGCGCTCGCCGAGCTCGAGCGCATGGTCGGGCTGGAGCCCGTGAAACGGCAGGTCAAGGCGCTGTCCGCCCAGTTGAACATGGCCCGGCTGCGCACCGGGCAGGGCCTGCCGGTGCAGCCGCCCAAACGGCACTTCGTCTTCTCCGGCCCCTCCGGCACCGGCAAGACCACAGTCGCCCGCATTCTGGGCCGCGTCTTCTACGCCCTCGGGCTCCTCGGCGGCGACCATCTCGTGGAGGCCCAGCGGGCCGACCTGGTCGGCGAGTATCTGGGCCAGACCGCCGTGAAGGCCAACGAACTCATCGACTCCGCGCTCGGCGGGGTCCTCTTCGTCGACGAGGCCTACTCCCTCTCCAACTCCGGCTACGGCAAGGGCGACGCGTACGGCGACGAGGCCCTCCAGGTGCTGCTGAAGCGGGCCGAGGACAACCGGGACCACCTGGTGGTGATCCTCGCCGGCTATCCCGAGGGCATGGACCGGCTGCTGGCCGCGAACCCCGGCCTGTCCTCGCGCTTCACGACCCGCGTCGACTTCCCCTCGTACCGTCCCCTCGAACTGACCTCGATCGGCGAGGTGCTCGCCGCGGAGAACGGGGATGTGTGGGACGAGGAGGCGCTGGACGAGCTGCGCTCCATCGCCGGGCATGTGGTCGATCAGGGGTGGATCGACGAACTGGGCAACGGGCGGTTCCTGCGGACGCTGTACGAGAAGAGCTGTGCGTACCGGGATCTGCGGTTGTCGACCTATCCGGGAGCCTTGACGAGGGACGACCTGTCGACGCTGCGGCTGCCTGATCTGATGCAGGCGTACGGAGAAGTGCTGTCGGGAAGGGGCCCGCAGGATCCGTCGGCCATGTGA
- a CDS encoding peptidase C39 family protein → MSRAEQPSRRIVLAAAVAAAVTGSAGSAVADVRPEAKDPASAPARTVDNRFWTSYADWRSGAARGTRAVAGARPGIVIAKPAGSTDYTDPHTGRTARWEYATWTSPVHRLAVPATEAIASWNAHTPDGSWLQIELQGTYSDGGATPWYVLGRWAAGDQDIRRTSVDDQSDGKSSVWTDTFAIDDPATGLRLASYRLRLTLYRKPGTKITPKVWRAGAMGSDVPDRFTVPASTPGRARELTVPRYSQEIHVGQYPEYDNGGEAWCSPTSSQMIVEYWGGRLTQEQLAWVDPAFADPQVCHAARFTFDYQYDGCGNWPFNAAYAATFKDMQGVVTRLGSLTELERLIAAGIPAITSQSFLKQELTGAGYGTAGHLMTVVGFTADGDVIANDPNSPSNEAVRRVYKRREWENIWLRTKRYNADGKVVSGTGGVCYLYFPARPTPSQRAALAAVGVR, encoded by the coding sequence ATGAGCAGAGCCGAACAGCCGTCCCGCAGAATCGTTCTGGCAGCCGCGGTCGCCGCAGCCGTCACCGGCAGCGCGGGCTCCGCGGTGGCCGACGTCCGTCCCGAGGCCAAGGACCCGGCCTCCGCCCCGGCCCGCACCGTCGACAACCGGTTCTGGACCTCGTACGCCGACTGGCGCAGCGGCGCGGCCCGGGGCACGCGTGCCGTCGCCGGCGCCCGCCCCGGCATCGTGATCGCCAAGCCCGCCGGCAGCACCGACTACACGGACCCGCACACCGGCAGGACCGCCCGCTGGGAGTACGCGACCTGGACGTCCCCCGTCCACCGGCTCGCCGTCCCCGCGACCGAGGCGATCGCCTCCTGGAACGCGCACACCCCCGACGGCAGCTGGCTGCAGATCGAACTGCAGGGGACGTACTCGGACGGCGGCGCCACCCCCTGGTACGTGCTGGGCCGCTGGGCCGCCGGCGACCAGGACATCCGGCGGACCTCGGTCGACGACCAGAGCGACGGCAAGAGCAGCGTGTGGACGGACACGTTCGCCATCGACGACCCGGCCACCGGGTTGCGCCTGGCCTCCTACCGGCTGCGGCTGACCCTCTACCGCAAGCCCGGCACGAAGATCACCCCCAAGGTCTGGCGGGCCGGCGCGATGGGCTCCGACGTCCCCGACCGCTTCACCGTCCCGGCCTCCACACCCGGCCGCGCCCGGGAGCTGACCGTCCCGCGCTACTCGCAGGAGATCCACGTCGGCCAGTACCCCGAGTACGACAACGGCGGCGAGGCCTGGTGCAGCCCCACCTCCTCGCAGATGATCGTCGAGTACTGGGGCGGCCGGCTCACCCAGGAGCAGCTGGCCTGGGTCGACCCGGCGTTCGCCGACCCCCAGGTCTGCCACGCGGCCCGGTTCACGTTCGACTACCAGTACGACGGCTGCGGGAACTGGCCGTTCAACGCCGCCTACGCGGCCACCTTCAAGGACATGCAGGGCGTCGTCACCCGGCTCGGCTCGCTCACCGAACTGGAGAGGCTGATCGCGGCGGGCATCCCGGCCATAACGTCCCAGTCCTTCCTGAAGCAGGAGCTGACCGGAGCCGGGTACGGCACGGCCGGGCATCTGATGACCGTCGTCGGCTTCACCGCCGACGGCGACGTGATCGCCAACGACCCGAACTCGCCGAGCAACGAGGCGGTGCGGCGCGTCTACAAGCGGCGCGAGTGGGAGAACATCTGGCTGCGGACCAAGCGGTACAACGCCGACGGCAAGGTCGTCTCCGGCACCGGCGGCGTGTGTTACCTCTACTTCCCGGCGCGTCCGACCCCGAGCCAGCGCGCGGCGCTCGCGGCGGTGGGGGTGCGCTGA
- a CDS encoding phosphotransferase family protein, whose protein sequence is MAATAPRPRPRTTTRDPEEVARRLTAWLGTRLPGAKAVGIRVPESNGMSSETLLFDIEHPETPARACALRLAADPAAYTVFPVYDMPRQYRTLRVVAEHTDLPVPKALWLEEDPGPLGVPFFVMERVEGRVPPDVMPYTYEGNWLHAASDEERERLEGATIGLLARLHDQVPPQEAEFLTLPGEGDTLRRHVAAQRAYYEWVVDGLARSPLIEDAFDRLEDLWPSDPGAPVLNWGDARIGNVIYVGFEPAAVLDWEMAALAPREVDLGWTVYLHRFFQDLTVAFGQRGLPGFLRRDRLEARYADLTGHTPRDMDFHTLYAALRHAVVMLRIAYRQAYFGEVAVPADPDTLILHHGSLRAMVQGSYWD, encoded by the coding sequence ATGGCAGCCACGGCACCCCGGCCCCGCCCGCGCACCACCACCCGCGACCCGGAGGAGGTCGCCCGCCGCCTCACCGCCTGGCTCGGCACCCGACTGCCGGGGGCCAAGGCGGTCGGCATCAGGGTTCCCGAGTCCAACGGCATGTCCAGCGAGACGCTGCTCTTCGACATCGAGCACCCCGAGACGCCGGCGCGCGCCTGCGCGTTGCGGCTCGCGGCGGACCCGGCGGCGTACACCGTCTTCCCGGTGTACGACATGCCGCGCCAGTACCGGACCTTGCGCGTCGTGGCCGAGCACACGGATCTGCCGGTGCCGAAGGCGCTGTGGCTGGAGGAGGACCCCGGTCCGCTGGGGGTGCCCTTCTTCGTCATGGAGCGCGTCGAAGGCCGCGTGCCGCCGGACGTCATGCCGTACACCTACGAGGGCAACTGGCTGCATGCCGCGAGCGACGAGGAGCGTGAGCGGCTGGAGGGGGCCACCATCGGGCTGCTGGCCCGGCTGCACGACCAAGTCCCGCCGCAGGAAGCCGAGTTTCTCACCCTCCCGGGTGAGGGCGACACGCTGCGGCGGCATGTCGCGGCCCAACGCGCCTACTACGAATGGGTGGTTGACGGACTCGCCCGCTCACCCCTCATCGAGGACGCCTTCGACCGCCTGGAGGACCTCTGGCCGAGCGATCCGGGCGCACCCGTGCTCAACTGGGGCGACGCGCGCATCGGGAACGTCATCTACGTCGGGTTCGAGCCCGCTGCCGTCCTCGACTGGGAGATGGCGGCACTCGCCCCGCGCGAGGTCGACCTCGGCTGGACCGTCTATCTGCACCGCTTCTTCCAGGACCTGACGGTCGCCTTCGGACAGCGCGGGCTGCCCGGCTTCCTGCGCCGCGACCGCCTCGAGGCCCGCTACGCCGACCTCACCGGTCACACACCGCGGGACATGGACTTCCACACGCTGTACGCGGCTCTGCGGCACGCCGTCGTCATGCTGCGGATCGCCTACCGCCAGGCCTACTTCGGCGAAGTCGCCGTCCCGGCGGACCCGGACACACTGATCCTGCACCACGGCAGCCTGCGAGCCATGGTGCAGGGCAGCTACTGGGATTGA
- a CDS encoding TetR/AcrR family transcriptional regulator yields the protein MNISQQRDAARPRAHGTERSMARRAELIVIGRKLFADTSYDALSMDDIARQAHVAKGLIYYYFQSKRGYYLAIIEDSVADLVTFAASGLELQPVDRVHRTIDSYLRYAEHNQASYRTIVSGGVGFDTEVHAIRDGVREAIVATLSEGAYGRTDIAPLARMGLLAWVCSVEGATLDWIDRPELPRDTMRELLVKTLGGAMRAIEEMDPAYPAPEPARRDG from the coding sequence TTGAATATCAGTCAACAGCGCGACGCGGCCCGCCCCCGGGCCCACGGCACCGAGCGCTCGATGGCGCGCCGTGCCGAACTCATCGTCATCGGGCGGAAGCTGTTTGCCGACACGTCGTACGACGCGCTCTCCATGGACGACATCGCCCGGCAGGCCCATGTCGCCAAGGGGCTCATCTACTACTACTTCCAGTCCAAGCGCGGCTACTACCTCGCGATCATCGAGGACTCCGTCGCCGACCTGGTCACCTTCGCCGCGAGCGGCCTCGAACTTCAGCCGGTGGACCGCGTCCACCGCACCATCGACAGCTATCTCCGCTACGCCGAGCACAACCAGGCCTCCTACCGCACCATCGTGAGCGGCGGCGTCGGCTTCGACACCGAGGTGCATGCCATCCGGGACGGTGTGCGCGAGGCGATCGTGGCGACCCTGTCCGAAGGCGCGTACGGCCGTACCGACATCGCCCCGCTCGCCCGGATGGGCCTGCTCGCCTGGGTGTGCAGCGTCGAGGGCGCCACCCTCGACTGGATCGACCGCCCCGAGCTGCCCCGCGACACCATGCGCGAACTGCTGGTGAAGACGCTGGGCGGCGCCATGCGCGCCATCGAGGAGATGGACCCCGCCTACCCGGCACCGGAGCCGGCCCGCCGCGACGGCTGA
- a CDS encoding Lrp/AsnC family transcriptional regulator, whose product MEELDRQIVQLLVKDGRMSYTDLGKATGLSTSAVHQRVRRLEQRGVIRGYAAVVDSEAVGLPMTAFISVKPFDPSAPDDIADRLAGVPEIEACHSVAGDENYILKVRVATPHELEELLARLRSLAGVSTRTTVVLSTPYEARPPKI is encoded by the coding sequence ATGGAGGAGCTGGACCGACAAATCGTGCAGCTGCTCGTCAAAGACGGGCGGATGAGCTACACCGACCTGGGCAAGGCCACGGGCCTGTCCACGTCTGCCGTGCACCAGCGGGTGCGCCGGCTCGAGCAGCGCGGCGTCATCCGTGGCTACGCCGCGGTCGTGGACTCCGAGGCGGTGGGGCTGCCCATGACCGCGTTCATCTCGGTGAAACCGTTCGACCCCAGCGCCCCCGACGACATCGCGGACCGGCTGGCGGGAGTTCCCGAGATCGAGGCCTGTCACAGTGTCGCCGGCGATGAGAACTACATCCTGAAGGTCCGTGTGGCCACGCCGCACGAGCTGGAGGAGCTGCTGGCCAGGCTGCGGTCGCTGGCGGGGGTTTCGACCCGGACCACCGTGGTGTTGTCCACGCCCTATGAGGCCCGGCCGCCCAAGATCTAG
- a CDS encoding acyl-CoA dehydrogenase family protein has product MPDRAPQPVDRQLPTDEARDLISLVRDIAQREIAPKAAEEEDAGLFPREVFTLLSESGLLGLPYDVEYGGGDQPYEVYLQVLEELAAARLTVGLGASVHTLASYSLAAYGTKKQQVEHLPAMLGGGLLGAYCLSEPASGSDAASLRTKAVRDGDDWVITGTKAWITHGGIADFYTVLARTGEDGPRGITAFLVPGDAQGLSAAAPEKKMGMKGSPTAQVHFDGVRVGDERRIGDEGQGFAIALSALDSGRLGIAACAIGVAQAALDEAVTYATERRQFGKPIADFQGLRFMIADMATQIEAGRALYLAAARLRDAGRPFSKLAAMAKLHCTDTAMKVTTDAVQILGGYGYTADFPAERYMREAKVLQIVEGTNQIQRMVIARHLAGPEGR; this is encoded by the coding sequence ATGCCCGACCGCGCCCCGCAGCCGGTGGACCGTCAACTGCCCACGGACGAGGCCCGGGATCTGATCTCGCTCGTCCGCGACATCGCGCAGCGTGAGATCGCCCCGAAGGCGGCCGAGGAGGAGGATGCCGGACTCTTCCCGCGGGAGGTCTTCACCCTGCTCTCGGAATCGGGACTGCTCGGCCTGCCCTACGACGTCGAGTACGGCGGCGGCGACCAGCCGTACGAGGTCTACCTCCAGGTCCTCGAGGAACTCGCCGCGGCCCGCCTCACCGTCGGCCTCGGCGCCAGCGTGCACACCCTGGCCTCCTACTCCCTGGCCGCCTACGGCACCAAGAAGCAGCAGGTCGAGCACCTGCCCGCGATGCTCGGCGGCGGACTGCTCGGCGCGTACTGCCTGTCGGAGCCGGCGTCGGGATCGGACGCCGCCTCGCTGCGCACCAAGGCGGTGCGCGACGGCGACGACTGGGTGATCACCGGCACCAAGGCCTGGATCACGCACGGCGGCATCGCCGACTTCTACACGGTTCTGGCGCGCACCGGCGAGGACGGCCCGCGCGGGATCACCGCCTTCCTCGTGCCGGGTGACGCGCAGGGGCTGAGCGCGGCGGCGCCCGAGAAGAAGATGGGGATGAAGGGCTCGCCCACGGCCCAGGTCCACTTCGACGGGGTCCGGGTCGGTGACGAGCGGCGCATCGGCGACGAGGGCCAGGGTTTCGCGATCGCCCTGTCCGCGCTGGACTCCGGACGGCTCGGCATCGCGGCCTGCGCGATCGGCGTCGCTCAGGCGGCGCTCGACGAGGCGGTGACGTACGCGACCGAGCGCCGGCAGTTCGGCAAGCCGATCGCCGACTTCCAGGGCCTGCGCTTCATGATCGCCGACATGGCGACGCAGATCGAGGCCGGCCGCGCGCTGTACCTGGCGGCGGCGCGGCTGCGTGACGCCGGCCGGCCGTTCTCCAAGCTGGCGGCCATGGCCAAGCTGCACTGCACCGACACGGCGATGAAGGTCACCACCGACGCCGTCCAGATCCTCGGCGGGTACGGCTACACCGCGGACTTCCCGGCCGAGCGTTACATGCGCGAGGCCAAGGTCCTGCAGATCGTCGAGGGCACCAACCAGATTCAGCGGATGGTCATCGCCCGTCACCTAGCAGGTCCCGAGGGACGCTGA